In Schlegelella aquatica, one DNA window encodes the following:
- a CDS encoding DUF4260 domain-containing protein, whose translation MPVLTSSSSPSSAPPHAAQALPDAAPAAHPFAALGAAEGATTGGVRWLLRLEGAAVLALALWAYHQQAAGWGLFAAAFLAPDLSFLGYLAGPRVGARLYNAAHSYLGPAACLALGLLAAVPWAVPAALIWAAHIGFDRALGYGLKYPSGFRHTHLGLIGRPPR comes from the coding sequence ATGCCAGTCCTCACATCCTCCTCTTCCCCGTCGTCCGCTCCTCCCCACGCCGCCCAGGCCCTGCCCGACGCTGCACCGGCCGCCCATCCCTTTGCGGCGCTGGGCGCTGCGGAGGGCGCCACCACTGGCGGCGTGCGGTGGCTGCTGCGGCTCGAAGGCGCGGCCGTGCTCGCGCTGGCCCTGTGGGCCTACCACCAGCAGGCCGCCGGCTGGGGCTTGTTCGCCGCGGCCTTCCTCGCGCCGGACCTGTCCTTCCTCGGCTACCTGGCCGGGCCCCGCGTCGGCGCCCGCCTGTACAACGCGGCCCATTCGTACCTCGGCCCGGCCGCCTGCCTCGCGCTGGGACTGCTGGCCGCCGTGCCATGGGCCGTGCCGGCCGCCCTGATCTGGGCCGCGCACATCGGCTTCGACCGCGCGCTCGGCTACGGGCTCAAGTACCCCAGCGGCTTTCGCCACACGCACCTCGGGCTGATCGGCCGGCCGCCGCGCTGA